The following DNA comes from Hordeum vulgare subsp. vulgare chromosome 3H, MorexV3_pseudomolecules_assembly, whole genome shotgun sequence.
ATGAATTTCAGAGTTCAGAAATCTTACATAATACGGCAGCACACAAAAtttcagaagaagaagaattcgATATCACTTGTACCACGCACAAAAATTATATTATAAATTGTAAGCATAATAAATAATGATTTCAGCCCACCCTCCATTCATATTCTAGATTAGCCAGTGGTTAATTTAGTACCTGGTACACATGAACCACCTAATGCCAAAATCAGGAGAAAGACACAGGGAGGGGGGAAAAGATTCAGTCAAAATTCGTGGCAGCGAGAAAGCTGCGAGGCGATAGTTTACCGAGGATGGAGGTAGTCCTTTTGATACGGTTGCCGGATTCCAAGACCGACGATGTCATCGCCACAATGATTTAAACGATGCAGATCAGCTGAATTTCCTTGCGTACGGCGGCTAGATCCCGTCAAAAGACCGATCGCCCGCGTAGGCCGCATCGTGCGCGCCTCAATTGGATCTACTCGCAGGATCCCATCTGGTTCTACGGGCGTGACTGGATCCCCTTCTCGCTACGCGAGCGGCTGGATCCCTTTCTCTCTATCATGTGTTGTCATTGATGTGTCGATCGAATGGGTTTTCTTTCTGGGAAAAGGCTGCACATCATTTAGCCTACTCGGCTGGCACAAGCGGCCCAATTTACGAGAATGCTCCATTTTTTCTCCTGGAGCACAAGCCCTAGGACAGTGGGCCAGGAAACCATAGATCTGACGGCCACAATTGCTTCAATAACTTAAATCAACGGCCAGAAATGAAGGATGCGTGAGAGGACTTGGATTAggctcagttttactgtcctaaataaATGGAAAGGGTGCACATTACCTAGTCTTCGGCGGATCCATCTAGTTTAGGTAGTCCAAcgccaccgcccccccccccccccaatctgGATCCCGTTGAAAACAAAGGCCACCCCACTTGGTCAGAACTAATTCGAGACGGAGGAATAAACTCACCACATACGTCGCCGCGACTAtgaaagaaagctccaccgatgaCGTAGCCCAGAGCGAAAGCTCCGCCCCCGCCGTCGAGAGTGAAGTAGGGAGCAAGACGAGTTCAGTCACAAGGAAACGTTAACTTCGACTGCCAAATGGGACCCATCATCAGTTACACTGATTAGTTTAACTCTTGCATTAAAATAACTACACTCTCTTTTGACGACCGTTCCCCTCGTTTTAACCACCTGGTAGCATACGGGCTATTATTGCCATAAAAATGACGCATGTGAGCTATTCTCATGAACAACGTCGTTTTCTTTTCAATTCACGTCAAATGTGTCGCATAGGAGCTATTCATCCTAAATTGATGTTGCCCTTCATGACGCATGTGTGTCGAAAACGCTCGTGTAAACTGTTGGATAATCCAAACATGATTACGTGCTAGTAGGATTAAGTTGTGTTTGAGTCTTGTTTAGCCAAGAAGTGATTAGTGTTGTCGGGTAATTAGGAAGGTTTGCTACGCGTGCGAGTACTAGCACTCGGTTGTGTCATGTTTCGTATAGGATAGTTTATTGGTTTTCTAGTGGGTTTAAATATTAGTCTAGTTAGCGTTATAGGCGTATTTTGGGCTGAGTCCGAGTCCGTTTCTTTTTGAGTTTGCTCCTGTTGGTCGTGTATATACACACACGACTTGGGCTGTAATATTGTACCTAGGAAAAgagaaaagcaataaagagatttttaCGAAACACGACACATGCATGCGGCTTTCTTTTGAGTTGATGCGTTCGTGAGCGTGTGTTGATCGTGTTGTGATGTGATCGATCCTGTGGGTGAAAACCCAATAATTGATATCTAGAGCAAGGTCGATTTGAAGTTGTGCTTGCCCCGGGGCGGCGATCCGACAAGCGCCTCGGGGCGGGCAATACAGGCCGGTAATAGAGTCGCCGTTGTGGCGACGAGAAGCGGGAGATATAGTCGTTGGGTGGTACAGCGACAAGGAGAGCAATCAATAGTCGTTGTCCATGCAGCGAGTGGAGGATAAGAGTTTCGTTCTGTGGAGCGACCACAGGAAGGCTGTGAGGGTGCTAGCGCAAGCGAGGCGACGGGTGATTGTCGTTCGACGGAACGACTTGGAGTAGGGCGACATGTTGTCGTCGGCAAGTCGATGGTGATCCTTGATGGTTGAGGAGGTGTTGAAGTTGTGGCACTGGGAATCTCATCGAGATCGTCATTGGGGAGTGCAAGGAGGAGACGGTAAAGTTGTATGCCGTTGTCAAGGTGTTCACACGAGTTCTTGCAAGATGTGTCGAAGAGCTCGGGGGTGTGAGTCTTTTGGTGCAGTTGAGATGCGTCACTGGCGGAGGAGATTGGGAGCGGATGGAAAAATGAATTTGTGACTTGCGTTTCCGTTCGTGATCAAGGGGTTCCGGCGAGTTCATATACGATGAAGTTGAATTGCCCGTATATGGCGAGTTGTGTTGCCGCCGGACAGGAGGTGTCGCTCGATAAGATATGACATCGATGATAATGAGAAAATGTGAAGATGTGGCGGGTGAAGAGATGCGTATCCCCGTGTGCGAATAACCGATGAGAAGATGAAGATCAACGTGAAGGTGGACGCAGACTAGTTAAGATGAGTTCCTCAATGAGGCTATGTGTTTAGCGTGCATGTAGCACGTTAAGATGTGGCGGCGTGGCTGGTAGTCTAGATAATCGTTGCTTTCAATCTGCTAATGATCATGAAAAGAAAAGATGACGATGAAGTGATGGCCACCATTGAAGAATAGATAAGTTGTGGTCTGGTAAATTACGTTACCGAAGGAAAAAAGACGTGACAAGATGAACAGATGGTCATCTTTGTTTCTCGCCGAATAAAAAATTGGATATTTGGATTAGGGGTGAATGTTGGATAATTCAAACATGCTTACGTGCTAGTAGGATTAAGTTATGTTTAAGTTTGTTTAGTCAGGAAGTAATTAGCGTTGTTGGATAATTAGGAAGGTTTGCTACGGGTGTGAGTACTAGTACTTGGCTGTGTCCGGTTTCATATAGAATAGTTTATTGATTTTCTAGTCGGTTTAAATATTAGTTTAGTTAGCATTATAGGCGTATTTTAAGCTGAGTCCCAATCGGTTTCTATTTGGGTTTGCTCCTGTTGGTCGTGTATATATACACACGATCTGAGCTGCAATATTGTATCGAGGAAAAGAGAAAAGCAATAAAAAAATTACGAGGCACGACAAGTTCCTATAGCTATCTTTTGAGTTGATGCGTTTGGGAGCATGTATTGATCGTGTTGTGATGTGAACGATTCTGTGGGTGAAAACCCAACATTAACTGACCGAGTTTTCGTAACAGAGTGTGTGGCTAGGTTCTTGACCAAATCGCGTGATCCTTCCGAGCATTCAAGACCAGTCGGTGTCGCCTGCCCTGACCGGTGCCACCGGGAGCACGGCGTCGCTCTTGTCCGCGCGCCTTTTGGCCTCCGCGCTGCCACACGAAGAGAGCAGGGCGCGCATCCGCCGTCAAAGTCATCGGTCCACGGCGACGACTTGCCTAAGTTGGTAGCTTCGCAGATGGATCCCACATCATACAGCTAGCGCGCGTACAGAAAGCGACTTTGGTTGATACCTACTATATACAACTAGCTGTAGCTGGTACTACAGGCTCGTAGCAGCTAGCTAGAGGCCGTCCCGTTCGTCTTGGTCGTTGTCGCGTATCCGGAGACGCGCGGCAGCGATCGAGTTTGCCAGCCAAAGTCTTGGCTCGTGTGCTCCCACTCAGCTTCGTGCGTCATCTGTTCCAACACGGACAGGCTTGGTGTGCGTCATCTAGTTGCCGTTTATAGCTTTGTGCTCGTCAACAGAATAGGAGTggccatgctctcgccacttgcgCATGCTCAAGAAGGCGAGCCTGTCTGGTTTGTGGACTTGCCGCAATGTCCTCGTACTCGTCCCTCATCTCTGTGAGCCCCGGCGAGCAGATCGGTGGGTATGCGGACCAAggtgacgacgacgacatggcGGCCGCCGCTAACTACCTATCATCATTCTGCTTTGATTTTGGCGACGAGTATTCCGTAGGGGAGGCAGCAACAGCCTCCTACCCCTTGCACGGACAGCAGCAGCAGGCGCCGACCAAAGCCGACAGCCACCACAGCGGCCAAGCAGCAAGTATTACCAGTTCACAGAGATTCGACAATATCAACACGTAAGTATTTGTCAGATCGAAACTTTCTCTGTCTCTCTTCATTATCATTACTAGTGCGTGGTCTCAAGTCTGAACCTCGTTATTCTATCGCCGAATTGTCCAGGAGCTTGACGAGCAGCGACGCGAGGAGCAAAGGCAGTAAGATCGCGTTCAAGACGAGGTCGGAGGTGGAGGTGCTGGATGACGGGTACCGCTGGAGGAAGTACGGCAAGAAAATGGTCAAGAACAGCCCAAACCCAAGGTACGCACATGCAGCCCAAACCCAGTCGCGCGGATATGCATTTTGGTTCTCTTCTCTGATGAAACGGCGGGCGACGATGGCGAGCAGGAACTACTACCGTTGCTCAAGCGAGGGATGCCGCGTTAAGAAGCGAGTGGAGCGGGATCGCGACGACGAGCGCTTCGTCATCACCACCTACGACGGCGTCCACAACCACCTTGCGCCACTGCCGCCGCAGGGATGCGCCGGATACTCGCTATCGCTAGCGCAGACGCGCGTGGACGAGGGGTCATCACCGCTACCCATGGAAGGGCGCCGTTGCTTTCTTGACGCCATGAAGATGCACGCTGCCGGGAGCCTCGCTGGCTCCTCACCCGTGCCCGCACCGCGCACACTAGAGCGTCATAACTGATAATTGATAATATGTCCAGGATATTATGTGAGACTTTTCTTTTCAAGAACCGGATATTATGTGAGACTGATTAATATACTTTACTTGTTACTAAAACCACAATATATCTTAGGGCGATGCTCttcgccggcgcgccggccgaaagATTCGGCCGGCCGCGCGTGGGCCGTCCGGACCGTCCGATCTATCAGCTGTATGCAGGTCTCGCCATTAGATCTTCATGTAACATTTTTTTTGATGCAACAAATTTTGATGTTATGCAGTAATTTTCATCAACAGTTGCAATAAAAAAataattgtagcaaaaaaaacatctacgtgatcgtagcaaaaaaacgaagaagATGATGCGTGGTATCAAAAGTCAAtcgtcggttgtagcaaatatctacgtgacgtgtatgcaactttttagtgaatggttgcagcaaaaaagATGCCGGATGTAGCAAAAAATAACACGGTTGTAACAAAAGTCAAAACGCCGGTTGTACCAAAAATCCAacaaactcgagttgcaaccaaacgtatatgcagtttttttactggacaaatgtaGTAAATAAAAAACGTTTGTAGCAATATaaacgctggttgcaacaaatttagacgaAAAAAGCTACATGAAAAACGTTTGTATCAAAATAACACATGGTTGCAGCAAATTTaacgaaaaaatgttgcatgcaccTGTCAGCGAGGCGTGCGGCCCGCGCGCGACTGGCGGAAcgattcggccggcgcgccgggtGAATGTGCTTACCTATATCTTACATCTTACATTTTTAAAAATTAATCCCCACTACAACATATTCTCTATACGTGCACACTATCAAAGTCAGCATGGTGCCACATCAGCTTTCAGTTTCCAAAAGAACAACCTATCCACCTCAGCAAGTCACTTCACACCAAATCTGCAACGTAAGGAAATTATGAACAAACTGTGTGATTTGATTTTTCTTCAGCTTCCGTAACGAAGAAACGAACCATTCAAGCAGTTTCACTCTGTTTTAACCCTGTAACAAAAAAAACGCACCACCGAACAGATGTGTCCATTGTGATTTGAGTTCACCACATATGTATCCTATCTCCACTCCTCTCCCAAACCCTGCGTCCCGATCTCTCTTTCCCTCTGCTCAAGCCGTTTGCTACCTAATTGTGCATAGCACCTGTGCCCTGCCGCCCTCCGCGCCTCCGTCGGCCTACCATTCCGGAGAAGTTCAAATCTCGAAGATCAGCCTATCTCTACCTAGAGAAGTCCTCGAGGGTGTCATCTTCGCACATTGCCCGTGTGGAAGGTGAGATGGGCCAGATTTGGACCTTTTTTTTGTCCTCATGAGTTTGAAAATTAAGCAGGTGAACGTTCCATTGTATCTCCATAAGTGAGTTTACCAATTGGTGTCTTTGCTGGTTCGTTTGGTGATAATCCACCAACAACAGATCTGTCGAGAGATTTGGATTTTTGCCACTTTGTTTGTTGAGCTTCGCAGATTTGCCACTCTAGAGATTTGATTCGCATAATTACCACTTAAGTCGTTTCATCCTTGATTAATATGCCATTAGACCGTTAAAAAATTCGATAGGCGACTCCCCTAGCGCTTGGCTAGGGTTTATCTCCTTACGGCGACTCCCCGCCGTAAGTCCACCAAAAGTCGATCGCCTCCGGCGATCCACACCTGAGCTCGCAACCCTGACCTGCTACACCCCTCCCCGCCTTGTTTTGTCTCGCTTGCCTGGTGAGAACCCTAGACGCGGCAACCATGGCGGCGGCGTCCGATGCGTTCTCATCGACCAACGGCGAATCCCAAGGAGAGGAGGATGATCTCGGAGATTTCTTTGACAAACTGGACCTCCATGAGGACGAGTTTGATGACGTTGTGGTTGAGGATGAAGCTCCAGAGCTGTTAGAGGAGATTCGATGGACTGCCCTAGCTAGGGTTCAGACCATGAAGATGTTTAGCCAAGCTGCGTTCTACAAGGAATTGCTCACAGAACGTCCACTTCCGGCCGATCGGGCCAAATCTGTTCGTCTTGCAAGTCTACTGCCTTGGGGATTGGGACCGCGTAATGCAACAGGGGCCATGGCTCTTCCGGAACATGGCAGTTTTGTTTGTTCCTTACGATGGGTTCACCAAGGGTGAGGAAGTGTCGATAATCTACATGCCCATCTGGCTGCGGATCCATAAGCTGTCAGATGGATATTGCAGACATGCTCTTATCGTGAAGCTACTGCGGGCTGCAGGGGAAGTGTTGGAGACCAGAATCAATGGGAACTCCAGAGGTGACTATGTTCGCGTGAGAGTGAAACATGATATTCGGAAACCTCTGGCAAAGTTCATGAGCATCGTTAAGGACAAAACCCGCAATGTGTTTGCGGTGAGATACGAGAAGTTGGCAAGGTTTTGCAGT
Coding sequences within:
- the LOC123439923 gene encoding probable WRKY transcription factor 50 produces the protein MSSYSSLISVSPGEQIGGYADQGDDDDMAAAANYLSSFCFDFGDEYSVGEAATASYPLHGQQQQAPTKADSHHSGQAASITSSQRFDNINTSLTSSDARSKGSKIAFKTRSEVEVLDDGYRWRKYGKKMVKNSPNPRNYYRCSSEGCRVKKRVERDRDDERFVITTYDGVHNHLAPLPPQGCAGYSLSLAQTRVDEGSSPLPMEGRRCFLDAMKMHAAGSLAGSSPVPAPRTLERHN